Genomic segment of Myxococcus stipitatus:
TCCACCGGCGAGCTGCTGATGCTGGTGCGGCGGCGCTACCGCGACGGCCAGAGCGGCCTCGTCGTGGTGAAGCGGCTGCGGAGTCCCGCCACCTTCGTGGAGCGGCGCAGGCTGGTGGAGGAGGTCAGCCTGACGTTCCGCCTCAAGCACCCCAACATCGCGCAGGTGCACCAAATCAAGCTGTACCGAGGCGCCCCGCACGTGGTGATGGAGTACGTGGAGGGACGCTCGCTGGACACGCTGCTCAACCTGGCGGCGATGCGGCGCAGGCCCATGACGGCCTCGCTGGCCGCGTTCGTGACGGCGGAGGTGGCGGAGGCGCTCCACCATGCCCACGGCATGGTGGATGACTGGAACCGGCCGCTGGGCATCGTCCACCGCGACGTGAGTCCTCGGAACATCCGCGTGGGGACACACGGCGATGTGAAGCTGGCGAACTTCACCGCCGCTGCCTCCCGGATGCCGGGGCGCGAGGTCACCAGCCGGCCGCTGGTGAAGGGCGACGTCGCGTACGCGTCGCCGGAGATGATGCTGCGCGAGCCGGTGGATGCACGCTCCGACATCTTCTCGCTGGGGCTGGTGCTGCTGGAGCTCCTCACCGGGCGGCATCCGCTGTCGCTGGAGGAGTCGGCGCCCCCGCCCCTCCCGGAGGGCCTGACGCTGGAGGCCCAGGGGCCCACCTGGATGCCCGTGGAGGAGCTGGCGGCGCGGATGCTGAGCCTGACGCCCGAGCAGGTGGCTCGGCTGGTCGCGGGCCTCCCGGAGGGGCTGGCGGCGGTGGTGCAGCGGGCGCTGCGCCGAGAGCCCTCCGAGCGCTTCCAGACCGCCGAGGAGATGGGCTCCGTGCTGCGAGGCTGGCTGCGCGTCCAGGCCCCCAGCAGCTACGGGCGGCACGAGATGGCCGAGGAGGTGGCCCGCGTGGCCGTGGAGGCCACCCTGCGCCGCAACCAGGCGGAGCTGCTCGAGGGCGGGCTGCACCCGGAGGGCCTCACGGCGGAGGAGGCGTCCGTGTCGCTGGAGCCGGGGGCGCCCGCGTCCTCGGAGGCCGCGCCGGACACCGCGGACGCGCTGGCCCGGGAGGCCGCCCGGGTGTTCGGGGTGCCGGGCCTGCGCGGGGTGACGCACTCGCGCGCGGAGGACGGGAGCGACGGGCCTCGGAACTCCGACGTGGAGGTGGAGCTGGAGGAGGAGCCGGAGTCGGAGGACCCCTCCGAGATCTAGGCCGCTCGCCTGCCTTCCCATCTTCGGTGGCTGGGTTGCGGCGGGCATTCCCCGTCACGACCGTAGTCAGGCGGAGGATTGCATCATGGTGAAGGACCCTCGCCGACAGCCCGCCCCCCAGCCCATCGAGGACTTCTACGGGCGCTCCATCGCGCTCCAGGACGAAGAGCCCCCCGACACGCCACCTCGGGATGACGACGCGCCCGACACGCCCTGGCACGCGCATCCCATGGACCCCGCCGAGCGCACCCCGCGCGCGATTCTCGACGACATCCCCGACGGAGATGGCCCGCGCAGCGACGCGGGCACCAATCCGCTCCCTGACCTGTACTGGACAGCGTTTCCCGGGGCGTTGGAGGAAGAGAAGGATTGAAGGCCGAGGGGACGCGCCACGTCCCCTGGCTCGAGCCTCCCCGCGCGCCCTGGCGCTCCCTGGGACGGGCCAACCCGGCGGCACGTGAGCCGGGCCTGGGCCCTGGGGACTCGCCGCCATCCGGACGGGCCCACCGCGCTCCCCGCCGTGAGACGTCTCATCCGTCGCGTGCGACCTCGCGCGCGGACGCAAGGCCGCTGTTTTCAATCACTCACGCGGCCAATCGCATGTCAGCCCCCCTCTGTAGTGTGTGCTCATTCGCCAGCATCCAGGGGGAGGAACTCCATGGCGGAAGTGCGTGAACTGCCGCGTGTGTCCGTGAACAAGCTGGGTGAGTACCTCATCGCCACCCCGGCTCGTCGCAAGCGCATCATCTACGACCAGAAGCACCCACCCGAGCAGCAGTACCTGCGCTACCCCGAGGCGTCCCACGCGATTACGGATTTCCTGTGTCGCGACCTGGATCCAGCCATCCTCCGCGAGCACCAGCGCCGCTTCGCGTGCAGCGTGCCGCAGTCGGAGTTCGAGGCGCAGCGGCTGCATCTGTGCTCGGAGGCGCTGGAGCGCTTCGCGGACCTGGCGCCCTGGCTGGGGCTGGAGGACACCATCGTCAGCGCCGTGGGTGCCGAGCCTCCCGTGCTGGAGATGGCGGGCGTCACCATCAGCGTGCGTCCGGAGGTCGTCCTGCAGCGGATGGACCGGAACGGCAATCCGCGCGTGGGGCTGATGAAGCTCTACTTCTCCAAGCACCACCCGCTGGACGAGCGCTCCGGGCAGTACATCGGGACGATGTTGCAGCGCTTCGCGGAGCAGCACCTGTGCCAGCTCGGTCCTTCGGACCATCGGATGGTGCAGGTGGTGGATGTGTTCGCGGGGACCATCTTCACGGCGCCTCGGGCCCACATCCGCCGGCTGAGCGACGTGGTGCTCGCGTGCGAGGAGATCGCCGAGCGGTGGGCGGTGCACTGAGGCGGGAGTGAAGCCAGACATGCGGTGGGTTGCTTGTCTGGTCTCGGTGTCGCGGCGCGGGTTGAACCTGCCAGTCTCCCTGCCGGGCATGGCGGTGTGGGTTGGTGGTCGGCGCGGGCATCGCCAGCCTTGAGGGCATGGCTCAGCGAAGCATGGACAGCGGCAGGGATGAGGAGCGCGGGGCGTTGCGGCCTGGGCTCGGGCCCGAGACGGTGCGGCCGGCCGACGCGGCGCCTCCTGGCTCGCGCGAGCGCGGTGAGTCGGATGTGTCGGGATGGAATCCCGCGCGGGATGAGCTGTCATCCGTGCGTGAGGGCCGGTTCCATCGCGCGGCGATGCTGCGCATGGCGCAGGTGCGCACGGACGTGGATGACCGCGACGCGGCGCGGAGTGATGCCGAGTGGGCCACGGGCGGCGTCGGGCGCGGCCCCTATGGGCGGGATGACCGGGATGACCGGTACGCCACGGGCATCGGGCCTCGGCGGAGCATGGGGGACCAGGACCAGGAGCTGGCGCCGCAGGCCGCGGAGTACCGGCCGTGGGACCGGATGGGGTACGGCGGTGAGCGGCCGGTTCGAGGGGAGGGGGTCGCGGCTCGGGAGCTTCGGCCCGCGCCTTCTCGGGCGCCGTCTTCGGAGCGGAGCTGGCACCGGGAGCCGCTGACAGCGCGCGAGGTGATGACTCGCGAGGTCCGCACGGCACGGCGGGACAGCTCGCTGCGGGAGGTGGCTCGGCTGATGCGGGAAGAGGACCGAGGTGTCATTCCCGTCGTGGATGAGCGCGGGCGGCTCGTGGGGCTCGTCACGGACCGGGACCTTGCCTTGCGTGCCTTTGTGGGGGGACAGCCTCCGGAGCAGCTCCGGGTCGCGGATGTGATGACGGAGGACATCGACGCCGTCACGCTGGATGAGCCGCTGCTCGCGGCCCTCGCGCTCATGACGCGCCGGCAGCTTCGCCGCATCCCGGTCATCGAGCACGATGACCGCCTCGTGGGTGTGCTGTCGTTGAGCGATATCGCGGAGCGGGCTGACTCGGATGAGGAGCTTCAGCGCGCGCTGGCGCGCATCTCCTCTCGGCGCTCGTTCTGGACGCGCCTGCGCTGAGGTGGAGCTCGGGGGATGGGGCCGCGTTGGAGGTGCGTACTGCGACGCCACCCGGGAGCTGGCCAGCGGACACGCGCTGGCCCGCTCCACGGATGGGGTTGATTGAGGTCAGGGAGCGCTGGGAGGGGGCTTGTACAGCTCCACCGTATTCAGCTCTGGGGTTGTTTCGCTATTCCCCAGCCCACCCGTGATGAGAACATTGCCCGAGGTGAGCATCGTCGCCCGATGGAAAGCGCGCTTGTCGATCATGGCATCACCTGATGACGACCAGCCGCTCCCCGGGTGATAGATTTGAACCACATCCAAGGACTGCATGACACCTTG
This window contains:
- a CDS encoding serine/threonine-protein kinase, which translates into the protein MTTPDTTTEDPPGGQRRPRVLFNVGGTVFEFVRKLEVRSTGELLMLVRRRYRDGQSGLVVVKRLRSPATFVERRRLVEEVSLTFRLKHPNIAQVHQIKLYRGAPHVVMEYVEGRSLDTLLNLAAMRRRPMTASLAAFVTAEVAEALHHAHGMVDDWNRPLGIVHRDVSPRNIRVGTHGDVKLANFTAAASRMPGREVTSRPLVKGDVAYASPEMMLREPVDARSDIFSLGLVLLELLTGRHPLSLEESAPPPLPEGLTLEAQGPTWMPVEELAARMLSLTPEQVARLVAGLPEGLAAVVQRALRREPSERFQTAEEMGSVLRGWLRVQAPSSYGRHEMAEEVARVAVEATLRRNQAELLEGGLHPEGLTAEEASVSLEPGAPASSEAAPDTADALAREAARVFGVPGLRGVTHSRAEDGSDGPRNSDVEVELEEEPESEDPSEI
- a CDS encoding CBS domain-containing protein; the encoded protein is MAQRSMDSGRDEERGALRPGLGPETVRPADAAPPGSRERGESDVSGWNPARDELSSVREGRFHRAAMLRMAQVRTDVDDRDAARSDAEWATGGVGRGPYGRDDRDDRYATGIGPRRSMGDQDQELAPQAAEYRPWDRMGYGGERPVRGEGVAARELRPAPSRAPSSERSWHREPLTAREVMTREVRTARRDSSLREVARLMREEDRGVIPVVDERGRLVGLVTDRDLALRAFVGGQPPEQLRVADVMTEDIDAVTLDEPLLAALALMTRRQLRRIPVIEHDDRLVGVLSLSDIAERADSDEELQRALARISSRRSFWTRLR